The genomic window TGTTGAACAAAAATCTATTCAAATCTTTAACCATTAATGCAGGTATTAAAAACCTCTTTAATATTACGCAATTGAGCAACACTTCAACTTCAACTGGTGGAGCGCACAGCACAGGTGGCGATGTTCCATATAGTTATGGACGATCGTACGTGCTTGGCATTACTTATAACTGGAATAAACTTTAACAATAAACAACACTAATTATAATAACATGAATAAACTGAACTCATTAATCGCGATCGCGTTTTTAGCTGTAACATTTACAGCCTGTAAAAAGAATACAGAAGAACCTATTTTTGTTGCTCCACCTTCCGATGGAAGTACTTTAACCCTTAACGGATTAATTGGTGCTGAAGCTGGAAGCGCCGCAGGAAATAGTGTCTATGTAGATTTTAGTGCTGATAAACAAACTTCGATAGAAAGGGATAGCTGGGATTTAGGCTTTTATTCTGGAACTGATTTTAAAGTAATCTTAAATTCGAGCAGTGGAGCTTCTGCCTTAGTGATCAATAAAACAGATTTAAATGCCGTGACAATCGCCGATTTTGATCCTAATGCATTAAAAGTTGGTCAAGGCCTGGGTAATTTTTCAATAGTTGATGATGGCAGGGAAGCTAATATCTTAAATAAAACTGCTATTGCAGCTATCTCTTCAACTGATGCTGAAAATAAGGTATATATCATCAATAGAAAAGGTGGTGCAGCAACCGTGCTTGCTAACGAAGAGCTTTATAAAATCAGGATAATCAGAAAAGGTGCAACTGGCTACACTTTACAATATGCTAAAGTAACCGAAACTACATTTAAAACATTGGATGTGATTAAAAATGCTGAAGCCAATTTCCAATTCGCCTCCTTAGTTAAAGGAACTGTTACTGCCGAGCCTGCAAAAGCAAACTGGGATATTGTTTGGGGTTACAGTATGTATTGGACAAGCACGGTCCCATACGCCTTTTCAGACATGGTTTTCATTAACAATATAGCTGGGGTATCTGCGGCTTCTGTTGCGGTTACCGATACAAAAAATTATAACACATTTTCAGAATCAGACATTGCAAGTATAACTTTTCTAACTAATAGAGATGTGATTGGATCAAAATGGAGGACCTCGCCTAATTCACAAGGTGTAGGAGGTGCTGTTGAATCAAAAGTTTTTTATGTAATTAAGGATGGCTCCGGAAATGTGTACAAATTAAAATTTGTAAGCTATATTTCTGCAGATGGTGGTACACGTGGAAAACCAGTAATCGAATATAAATTGGTAAAAAAGGGATAATGTAAGCTAAGGCTTACCAAAAAAATATGTTTTGTTAGTTGGATATAGGCTCTCCGCGATGGGGAGCCTTATCTTTTTATGGAGGGTATAACTCTTAAACGTCATGCTGATCCGATAGCTATAGGATTTGTTTTGCAAGCAGAAATAGTATTTTCAATTGCCTTTTAGCTACGTCAGCATCTATCATGCTACAAGAAACCCCTGAAACAAGTTCAGGGTGACGAGGCGATGCGTGTGCAAGACTTACGAAGTCTAACTAACATTATAAACGCAAAAAGGGCCCTGGCATACCAGAACCCTTTTTGTTTCTTACTCGCGAAATATTATTTTCCAGAGTTTTTCTTGTCAGTTACTTCTGCACGGATTTCTTGTGCTAAAACTTTAAGATCTTGCATTGCTTTACGCACACGAGTACCAGCAGCTGCATTGCCAGCATTATAAAATTTTTCTACATCTGCTTCAATAGCAGCAACAGCAGCTTTAACTTTTGAGAATTTTTCCATCGCTAATTGATGTTTTTAAGGTTTAAAAAATTTATTTTTTCAATAATACATATTTACCTTGAATTAACAACAGAAAGCAAATATTTATTTGAAAGAAGTTTTGCACATTTACACAATCAAAAAAATGCCCTGGCACTATTATAGAGGTATTTTTTCGGATTTTGAGATCAAAATCTGACAACTTAATTCAGTTGTTTCGATAAGTTGATCAGGTTGTTGAAGGTTAAATTGGCGCTATTTATACAGCGTTTATAATCTGCCTCAGCAACCGTCTGGTTTATTACAGAGACAAATATTTTCCATTTCGTACTCAGCTCATCGCCATAAACGCCATAATAATTTAGGCCTCCATCCTTATCTTTAAAATTTGGATTGGCTAAAATATGCCTTTTAATTACGTTTCCGCCCAATGTAGCCCCTTCTAACACATACAGCGCACCCAAAACTTCGGCTGTATTTTTTTCTGGAACAAACAATTCAAAATCTAAACCTGGCAATGTTAAACTATCTATATTCCAATATTTTAAGTCTTCTTCTAAAGCAGTGAGTTTCAATCTGCTTTTCATTTCCAATTGTTCAGCAATAGCTGTATCCAACATATTGGCGAGCGTATTCTCTAATTTTTGGTGAATAATATAATTAATGGTCAACAGCTTTTTATACTGATCAATGCTTAAAGAATTGTTCATAATCTCATTCACAAACATTAAGGATTCTAATGTTTTATGGTTTTCTGCTGTTTCAGTTCTCAATAAATTGGCAATCATATCTGGATTTTAATTGTTAAAAAAGAAAAGATCCGGATTTAATACCCGAATCTCTCCATATGGTTTTATAAAATTTTAATTTAACCTCAAATGTTGGTTAAACCAAAAATCGTGTACAGAATGTACACATTTAAGCAAGTTCTCGTAACCATCGGGTTTGGTAAGATACGCATTGGCACCGAACTCTATTGATGCTTTTACATCATCAGGATTATCTGATGTAGAGAACAAGATTACAGGTATCGTTTTGAGATAAGGAATATCCCGTATAAATTTTAACAGATCCAGTCCCGATAAGCCAGGCAGATTCAAGTCTAGCAAAATTAATTTAGGCTTTATTTTACTTTCAGCAAAATGCTGAAGTTTTTGCAATGCTTCTGCCCCATCTTCAACTATAGTTAAATTAAGGGTATCCTTAACCTCCTGTACGGCACTTTGCATAAAAAATGCATAGTCTATATCATCTTCAACATAAAATATATCTGGTGTTGTCATTTTATCTGTTTTTAAAAGCCACAAAAAAAGTCGATCCTACATTTAACTTACTCTCAAACCACACCCTGCCATTGTGTTTTTCTACAACCCTTTTTACAATTGCTAGTCCCACTCCTGTTCCTTCTATTTCCTTAACATTATCCATGCGCTTAAAAAGCTCAAAAACCCGGTCGTAATAACGGTTGTCGATTCCTATTCCATTATCTTTAACTGCGTAGACCGTCTCTCCTCCATCTATATACGCAGAAACCTCTATTTTAGGTTTGTCAACCATGGCAGAGTATTTTACTGCGTTGCCAATCAGGTTTGTGAAAACCTGCGCTATCATGGTCTTATCTCCTTTTATATTTGGGAGTTGCCCCAAAAATAATTCGGTACGTTCTGCTTTAAAGGCCGACCAAACTTCGCTTCTTATTTCTTTTAACAGCGATGTCATATCAACTGTTTCAAAATTTATTTCAGAACGGCCAACTCTCGCTAAATTTAGGATCTCTTTAATTAAGAAATTCATTTTATCAGCGCCTATTAAAATCCTACCCAACATTTTTTGGCCATTTTCATCAATGCTCTTATTTTTAAGCAGAAGTTCGGTATAAGTTTTTATCGAGGTTAATGGTGTTCTTAAATCGTGCGAAACCGTATAACTAAAAGTATCTAGTTCTTCGTAAGCGGCCTGTAGCTTTTCATTAAGCAGCCTAATTTCGTTGGCTTTTTTATTGATATCAGTAATAATAATTTCGCGTATCCTTAAAACCGAGGCAATTTCTTCAGCCATCCATTTTTCAGACGTATTATTAACAACCTGCGACCATATTTCGAAAGATTTACGCGGAGATAGGCTCAATAGGCCATTTTCTGAAGGAACCACAGGTTTTTCAGGGTTTCCTGCCCAGTTCACAGTGGTAATGATCTCGGGTTTAAACCAGATAATCATTTCGCCCATTTCTTTATTTAGCATACAAGAAAGAAGTCCAGAGGCTATTGACTTGTATTTTTTAGCAGGAGAATGGATTTCAGACAATCGATGGGTATAATATATCGATTCATCATTGGTTGTTTTTAACCATTCAACAAGTTCTCTTATTTCTTCTTCTGATGGTACATTCCCAATAGTTTTAAGTTCATTTTCGAAAATAATGGCCACTCCCGAAGCTTTGGTTGCATCTAAAATAGTTCTTTTGTGGGAAGTTACGGCCTCAATTAAATATTTATCACGGTTTAAATGTGCGAAGAGAGCATTGGCAGTGCTTTTAAATTGTTCAATAACGGCTGTATCTTCTTCTTCCTGGCGGTATTCTAACGCTGAAGAAAGGATCTGCCCGATTAACTTAGCACCTTCTCTGGCTTTATAGTCTATAAACTTAGGACTATAGTTATGGCAGGCAATTAATCCCCATAATTCGCCATGAGCGATTAAGGATATACTAAAACTCGAATGAACCCCCATATTCTTCAGATATTGAATATGTATGGGCGATACGGCGCGTAAGCTACTGTTGGTTAAATCAAGTGCCTCGTTTTCTTTAAAAGTTAGAATTGGCGAATCAGTTATGTTTACATTGGCAATTAACCTGGTCAGATTGATTTTATAAAGCGCCCGAGCCTGTTTAGGAATATCAGATGCAGGGTAATGCAATCCAAAAAATGGTTCCAAATCTGCTTCTTTTTCTTCTGCTACAACTTCGCCATGACCGTCTTCCATAAATTTATAAATCATAATCCGATCGTAATTGATCAGTTTTTTTACCTCTTGAGCAGCACCTTTTAACAGCGCTGAAATGCTTTTTCCCTGAAGCATAGACGAGGCAGAACGACCTATAGAACTCTGAATATCGAATTGTAAGGTTACAGGCTCAAATTCCAAAAGCCAATCACTTTCCGATGAAGAAATAATCAGATAAAAAGAAAGGCCATTAATTTCAACAGGATGGGGACTAATTGCATCAAAGCTTTTACGGATAATACCCAGCTTAAGTAATTCTTCGATATTAAACGCTGGATCTTGTTGTTTGATAAACTGGTTTAAGACTGAAAGCTGTTTGTTTAATAGATTTTTAGCTTCTTCCGCTAAAAATACTGCTACATTTTCGCTAATGTAGGTAATGGATAGGTTGCCCTTATCAACTGCTACTAGAAAGCCATGTGATTGGATTTTACCTGGAATATGAATGGGTTCTTTATCGCAGTTGTTTAGGTCAACAGAAAATTTAGTCATATGTATTTTGATATTGCAGCATATTAATTTCACGAATTAACAAATATTAAGCCTCTTTTTTAGAATGTCTCTATTTTAGTAAATTCGGTTTTGAGATTTATTTTTTATTATATATTTGTTTGAAATTTAAAAATCATCTCAACTTTGGCAAAGAAGAATATTTTGGTTATCGAAGATAATCATGCAATCCTTGATGTTATAACCCTTATTTTAGAAAGCGAAGCTTTTAACGTTGATGGACTAAACAAAGGTGCTGATTTTATTAACCATGTTCAGAAATTTAATCCGGATGTAATAATAATGGATATTATGCTCCCTGACGCTGATGGAAGGGTACTTCTAAAAGAACTTAAAGATACCGTAGCTACACAGCATATTCCCGTTTTAATGATTTCTGCCCGTTATAATGCCAACAATTATACTTTAGATGGTATGGAAGCTGATGATTTTATGGCTAAGCCTTTTAACATAGATGAATTGATGGATAAGATTTACGCATTATTGAGAAAGTAAGTATTTATTCGGCCATACCCGGTAATTTTATTCCTCCCAGTTTTAAGTTTTTCATCAGCACTTCCAAAAAAGAAAGTTTAGTATCTGTAAAACCGTGTGCTTTAACCCAAACATTTAAATTCACTTTAAATCCACTATCTTCTAAAGCAGACACGCCGATTCTTCTTTCTGGTGTTTTTAGACAATCCTTAAATTCATCAACAGTTTTATTGAAAACAGTTACGATCTGTTCATAATCGATACCATAGCTAAACTTCATTTCAATATCCAACCTCCTGCTACCCTCCCTGCTGATATTGATAATCACTTCGTTTGATAATTTGCCATTTGGAATAACTACCGTTCTGTTATCGAATGTTTTAACAATGGTATAAAATATCTGGATCGATGTTACCGTCCCTTCCTGACTTTGTGCAATGATATTATCGCCCACAACGAAAGGTTTTAACAGTAAAATCAATACACCACTGGCAAAATTTTGCAGTGTACCCGATAAAGCTAAACCTGCCGCAACTCCAATACCACCAATAAGTACCGTTAAAAAAGTAAGCTGGATGCCAATAATCTGCATTACGGTAAGTACCAGTAAAACCCTTAAGGTAATAAGTAACAAACTGGTTAAAAATGGCCGCAGTGACGGATTTATATCTTTACGGTGCATACCGCCCTGCATCCACTTTCCAAGAAGCCTAATTAGCCATAAACCTAAAATAAGCAGCACTATACCTAAAATTACAGATGGTCCTTTATCAATTATCCAATCGTAGGCTTTATCATAAAAATGCTGGATGTTATTGGCATCAGTCTTCATAAACTAAGAATTTGCTTCTAATAATTAAGGTTTTTTATGTTTAACGGGAGCATCTTTAGTTACATTTACTTTCTTCGCATCTTTGGCTGATGTTACTTTATCATCAGCACCTTTAGCTTTTGCATTTTTCGGTGCGGTAGCCTTGCTACTTTCTGCCGATGTTTTAGAATTTTTCATCTTTTTTAATCTTTAATCTTCAGCATTCAGCCAGGCCTTTGCCTCTTCTATCTCTTCGGGCTTAAAGCCTTTAGATTTACCTGGTGTAGCCACTGTAAAAATATCAGTAAACCACTCTACTCCTTTTTCGGCGCTTACCACGGCTATTTTTTTCCATTTGGTGAAATTTTCCAAACCCGCTTTAACATCCTGCACCCATGCACCCGCAGTGAAATTTTTCACATCAGTTTCTAAAACGAGCAGATACCTGATTTCCTTAAATCGCTCAGCAGTTCTTTTCAGACCGGTTAATAAAACGCTCTTTACATCATCGCTTGTCACTTCTCCGGTAGCCCTTACGCCAAAAATATGATCTGGTAGCCCTGTTATTTCTGTTAGCATAATTATTTCGTTTATTTAAGAACACACTAATTCATCAAGATGTTTGCCATTTAAATAAATTCTCAAAAGTTGAGTGGCAATAAAAACACTATCTTACTGATACTGTTATACAAACAATATTTATAAAATAAAAACAATCCTATGAAAACTAACTGGTTAAAACCTGCTTCATTTATTTGTGCTGTGTCTGTTTGTATTGCTGCTTGTACAGGCGGAACAAAAACGACTACGATTACAGATTCGACCATAACCGACTCTTCAGAGACAACGGCATTAAAGCCTGGCGGGCCTGCTCCTGAATGGGGAAAAACAATAAAACCAGAAATGCAGGCTGTAATAGAAAAATTAAATAGCTACGGAGACAAGCCTTTAGAAACTTTAAGTGCTGCCGATGCACGCAAAAATCATACACCAACCGATGCGGTAACGGATTTGGCAAAACAAAATAATATAACCGTGCCAGCTGCTAAGGTAGATACCATAGGCAAAGATATTGAGGTTAGCGGGGGCAAAATCCATCTGCGTATTTATACACCAAAAGCAGGCAACGGGCCTTATCCATTAATTGTTTATTACCATGGCGGTGGTTTCGTTATTGCCAATTTAGATGTTTATAATGCATCTGCACAGGCTTTGGCAGAGCAGGTTGGTGCAATTGTGGTTTCTGTAGCTTATCGCTTAGCACCCGAAAACAAGTACCCCACGGCGCATAACGATGCCTTTACAGCTTACGAATGGGCAGTTAAAAATGCGGTAGATTTAAAAGCCGATCCAGCTAAGATTGCAGTTGTTGGTGAAAGTGCAGGAGGAAATTTAGCAGCAAATGTATCCATTATGGCCAGAGACAAA from Flavobacterium sp. W4I14 includes these protein-coding regions:
- a CDS encoding hypothetical protein (product_source=Hypo-rule applied; cleavage_site_network=SignalP-noTM; pfam=PF14064) — protein: MNKLNSLIAIAFLAVTFTACKKNTEEPIFVAPPSDGSTLTLNGLIGAEAGSAAGNSVYVDFSADKQTSIERDSWDLGFYSGTDFKVILNSSSGASALVINKTDLNAVTIADFDPNALKVGQGLGNFSIVDDGREANILNKTAIAAISSTDAENKVYIINRKGGAATVLANEELYKIRIIRKGATGYTLQYAKVTETTFKTLDVIKNAEANFQFASLVKGTVTAEPAKANWDIVWGYSMYWTSTVPYAFSDMVFINNIAGVSAASVAVTDTKNYNTFSESDIASITFLTNRDVIGSKWRTSPNSQGVGGAVESKVFYVIKDGSGNVYKLKFVSYISADGGTRGKPVIEYKLVKKG
- a CDS encoding hypothetical protein (product_source=Hypo-rule applied; cath_funfam=1.20.5.680; smart=SM01358) is translated as MEKFSKVKAAVAAIEADVEKFYNAGNAAAGTRVRKAMQDLKVLAQEIRAEVTDKKNSGK
- a CDS encoding heme oxygenase (product_source=COG3230; cath_funfam=1.20.910.10; cog=COG3230; pfam=PF01126; superfamily=48613), coding for MIANLLRTETAENHKTLESLMFVNEIMNNSLSIDQYKKLLTINYIIHQKLENTLANMLDTAIAEQLEMKSRLKLTALEEDLKYWNIDSLTLPGLDFELFVPEKNTAEVLGALYVLEGATLGGNVIKRHILANPNFKDKDGGLNYYGVYGDELSTKWKIFVSVINQTVAEADYKRCINSANLTFNNLINLSKQLN
- a CDS encoding CheY-like chemotaxis protein (product_source=COG0784; cath_funfam=3.40.50.2300; cog=COG0784; pfam=PF00072; smart=SM00448; superfamily=52172), with the translated sequence MTTPDIFYVEDDIDYAFFMQSAVQEVKDTLNLTIVEDGAEALQKLQHFAESKIKPKLILLDLNLPGLSGLDLLKFIRDIPYLKTIPVILFSTSDNPDDVKASIEFGANAYLTKPDGYENLLKCVHSVHDFWFNQHLRLN
- a CDS encoding chemotaxis family two-component system sensor kinase Cph1 (product_source=KO:K11354; cath_funfam=1.10.287.130,3.30.450.40,3.30.565.10; cog=COG4251; ko=KO:K11354; pfam=PF00360,PF00512,PF01590,PF02518,PF08446; smart=SM00065,SM00387,SM00388; superfamily=47384,55781,55785,55874); amino-acid sequence: MTKFSVDLNNCDKEPIHIPGKIQSHGFLVAVDKGNLSITYISENVAVFLAEEAKNLLNKQLSVLNQFIKQQDPAFNIEELLKLGIIRKSFDAISPHPVEINGLSFYLIISSSESDWLLEFEPVTLQFDIQSSIGRSASSMLQGKSISALLKGAAQEVKKLINYDRIMIYKFMEDGHGEVVAEEKEADLEPFFGLHYPASDIPKQARALYKINLTRLIANVNITDSPILTFKENEALDLTNSSLRAVSPIHIQYLKNMGVHSSFSISLIAHGELWGLIACHNYSPKFIDYKAREGAKLIGQILSSALEYRQEEEDTAVIEQFKSTANALFAHLNRDKYLIEAVTSHKRTILDATKASGVAIIFENELKTIGNVPSEEEIRELVEWLKTTNDESIYYTHRLSEIHSPAKKYKSIASGLLSCMLNKEMGEMIIWFKPEIITTVNWAGNPEKPVVPSENGLLSLSPRKSFEIWSQVVNNTSEKWMAEEIASVLRIREIIITDINKKANEIRLLNEKLQAAYEELDTFSYTVSHDLRTPLTSIKTYTELLLKNKSIDENGQKMLGRILIGADKMNFLIKEILNLARVGRSEINFETVDMTSLLKEIRSEVWSAFKAERTELFLGQLPNIKGDKTMIAQVFTNLIGNAVKYSAMVDKPKIEVSAYIDGGETVYAVKDNGIGIDNRYYDRVFELFKRMDNVKEIEGTGVGLAIVKRVVEKHNGRVWFESKLNVGSTFFVAFKNR
- a CDS encoding DNA-binding response OmpR family regulator (product_source=COG0745; cath_funfam=3.40.50.2300; cog=COG0745; pfam=PF00072; smart=SM00448; superfamily=52172); protein product: MAKKNILVIEDNHAILDVITLILESEAFNVDGLNKGADFINHVQKFNPDVIIMDIMLPDADGRVLLKELKDTVATQHIPVLMISARYNANNYTLDGMEADDFMAKPFNIDELMDKIYALLRK
- a CDS encoding small conductance mechanosensitive channel (product_source=KO:K03442; cath_funfam=2.30.30.60,3.30.70.100; cog=COG0668; ko=KO:K03442; pfam=PF00924; superfamily=50182,82689,82861; transmembrane_helix_parts=Inside_1_24,TMhelix_25_44,Outside_45_58,TMhelix_59_81,Inside_82_87,TMhelix_88_110,Outside_111_268) translates to MKTDANNIQHFYDKAYDWIIDKGPSVILGIVLLILGLWLIRLLGKWMQGGMHRKDINPSLRPFLTSLLLITLRVLLVLTVMQIIGIQLTFLTVLIGGIGVAAGLALSGTLQNFASGVLILLLKPFVVGDNIIAQSQEGTVTSIQIFYTIVKTFDNRTVVIPNGKLSNEVIINISREGSRRLDIEMKFSYGIDYEQIVTVFNKTVDEFKDCLKTPERRIGVSALEDSGFKVNLNVWVKAHGFTDTKLSFLEVLMKNLKLGGIKLPGMAE
- a CDS encoding hypothetical protein (product_source=Hypo-rule applied) is translated as MKNSKTSAESSKATAPKNAKAKGADDKVTSAKDAKKVNVTKDAPVKHKKP
- a CDS encoding hypothetical protein (product_source=Hypo-rule applied; pfam=PF11964; superfamily=52091), whose translation is MLTEITGLPDHIFGVRATGEVTSDDVKSVLLTGLKRTAERFKEIRYLLVLETDVKNFTAGAWVQDVKAGLENFTKWKKIAVVSAEKGVEWFTDIFTVATPGKSKGFKPEEIEEAKAWLNAED
- a CDS encoding acetyl esterase (product_source=KO:K01066; cath_funfam=3.40.50.1820; cleavage_site_network=SignalP-noTM; cog=COG0657; ko=KO:K01066; pfam=PF07859; superfamily=53474), giving the protein MKTNWLKPASFICAVSVCIAACTGGTKTTTITDSTITDSSETTALKPGGPAPEWGKTIKPEMQAVIEKLNSYGDKPLETLSAADARKNHTPTDAVTDLAKQNNITVPAAKVDTIGKDIEVSGGKIHLRIYTPKAGNGPYPLIVYYHGGGFVIANLDVYNASAQALAEQVGAIVVSVAYRLAPENKYPTAHNDAFTAYEWAVKNAVDLKADPAKIAVVGESAGGNLAANVSIMARDKHIMLPVHQVLIYPIAQADMNTESYKMYEKAKPLNKAMMGWFMEKYLTTMIEVQDPKISLVNANLNGLPSTTIITAEIDPLHDDGVILADKLKAAGVKVNSKNYEGVTHEFFSMALLVPEAKAAQAYAADQLKAAFK